TGCATAGCATTTAATTGCCCTAGAACATTTTGACctttttgcacattttatgaaaataaaaaaagctACCATTTCTCATTATATGTATACATGATCattattaaatggaaaatttctTTAAAGCTTTGCCGTTAAAAATAGTGTCAGTATATTACCATTATTATATCATTATATTAAGATATTCAAAACAATGATACcgttaaatttttaatagatataaaaaacttcttatAATCAATatgttataaattttaaaattaagaaGTTCGTCGTTGAAATGCTAATTGGGGTGACTGATTCATCTTCATGACCATATGATCGACGAATTCCAGATTCTCATAGGGAAAGCTAGTTTTTAGTTGGTAGTTTCTCAGTATCTTGACCAAAGCGAGCTTCGAAGACATCAGTCCATATTGCCAGCCtgaaacaaatagaaaaaatgttttaagaaattaaactTATACTTCACAAGGCAACCAACCAATGCAATTTCTCTTTCCctttgaaaaaggaacaaagGCATATGGATGCCTGTCTTGGATTTTTTTCGGTAGAAAGTTTTCGGGGTTGAACTGCGCTGCTTCTGAGCCCCAATAATCGCTGTTGCGATGTGTGTTAAATATGTCTACGACGATAAGCATTCCTTTGGGGATGACAACTCCATTTGAGAGCGGGAAATCCTGCAGTGTTTCCCTCGCGGAGATCGGAACGGATGGCATCAATCGCAGTGTTTCATTCAACACGCGGTCTAAGTAAACCAATTGTTGAAGATCGGTGTGTGTAACCTCGAAGTGTTTGGCCAAAGGGAAGTGCTCCTGAATCTCATTGAACACCATTTCCTGATGCTCGGGGAACATGGCCAGCAAAACGAGTGCATGATAAACCGTGTGGGCGCTTGTCTCGAATGCGGCGAGAACCATACTGCTGCATTCGGCACGTAACTCCATTAGGGATATTTCGTCATTACGAAAAAGTTCTAGCGCCCAGTGTAAAACAGTCCTTAGTTCAGACTCGCAATTATTTGCAGGGCTTGAATTCATCTTTTTGTCCAGAACCTGAATAGGAAAGttgtaaaaatttaaatcttcaatTGACAATCTCAACTCACGTtgtttatcattttatttatttcagaaACGTCTCTTGCTCGCATTCTTTCAAGTCCGAATAGTTTGGAgactattttattttgcacaaagggcaagaaaatatttatgatggTATGCCTCAAAATCCTAAAAAATAGCCGTCTATATATGGAGAAAGGACAATATATTTGGTAGTCTTACGACTGATAGCTCTTCAATATTGTGTCGTCTTTGAAACTAGCATCTTTTGTAACATCTGTTCCCAAAGTGGTTTCTGCAGACAGTCAAATTTAAGTTCACCTCAAAATGATAATGGTTTGTTTACTTACGAGTAGCTATTTTAAATGACCATCGTATAAGGTCTGGAAGGACATCTACTTCACCCTTACTAACATTGGAGCCAAAGAAGCTAACTAGTAAATCCGTTTCGGCATTGAAAATGGGAAGAAAGCTGACCAAGATACTATGTTTAAATGCGGGATTCATCTGCTTGCGACGCGCCAACCACTTGGATCCTGAGGGAATGACATTAGtgaaattttatataaatatagacTGCTATAAGTATAGACAAATGTACCTTGTAGTGTCAGCAAACCGTTTCCCATAGAAAGTGCCATGGCATTAGTTGTCTGAGAGCTTCTGTTAATGCATAAGGGTGACGTGAAGACTTCCTCGGCAATCTTTGGATCTCTTGTTATCAAAATTGGAGTTGTGCCTATCCAGGACAGATATGTGGAACCGTACCTATCCATATACCTGGTTCTAATGCTCATATTGCCTGTGGATAAggata
This genomic stretch from Drosophila yakuba strain Tai18E2 chromosome 3R, Prin_Dyak_Tai18E2_2.1, whole genome shotgun sequence harbors:
- the LOC6536778 gene encoding probable cytochrome P450 313a2, which produces MIVMQLLIAASIILWSLFLWSRRKLYLLMLQLPGTMGLPLIGNSIRYLIIGKRNMSIRTRYMDRYGSTYLSWIGTTPILITRDPKIAEEVFTSPLCINRSSQTTNAMALSMGNGLLTLQGSKWLARRKQMNPAFKHSILVSFLPIFNAETDLLVSFFGSNVSKGEVDVLPDLIRWSFKIATQTTLGTDVTKDASFKDDTILKSYQSILRHTIINIFLPFVQNKIVSKLFGLERMRARDVSEINKMINNVLDKKMNSSPANNCESELRTVLHWALELFRNDEISLMELRAECSSMVLAAFETSAHTVYHALVLLAMFPEHQEMVFNEIQEHFPLAKHFEVTHTDLQQLVYLDRVLNETLRLMPSVPISARETLQDFPLSNGVVIPKGMLIVVDIFNTHRNSDYWGSEAAQFNPENFLPKKIQDRHPYAFVPFSKGKRNCIGWQYGLMSSKLALVKILRNYQLKTSFPYENLEFVDHMVMKMNQSPQLAFQRRTS